A stretch of Bacteroidota bacterium DNA encodes these proteins:
- a CDS encoding group III truncated hemoglobin, translating to MKDIENTNDIILLVDEFYKSVNADELLSPVFNQSAKVNWDTHLEKMYRFWGTMLIGTMNYSGSPFDKHVGHGIASIHFDRWLAMFTKTIDLHFEGPKAEEAKAKAANIGNIFNNKLQNI from the coding sequence ATGAAAGATATTGAAAATACAAATGATATAATATTGCTGGTTGATGAGTTTTACAAAAGTGTAAATGCAGACGAATTACTATCACCGGTTTTTAACCAAAGTGCCAAAGTGAACTGGGATACACATCTCGAAAAAATGTACCGTTTCTGGGGCACCATGCTAATAGGAACTATGAATTATTCGGGGTCGCCCTTTGATAAACATGTAGGACATGGCATAGCTTCTATTCATTTTGACCGCTGGCTTGCCATGTTTACAAAAACTATTGACCTACATTTTGAAGGCCCCAAGGCAGAAGAAGCCAAGGCCAAAGCGGCCAATATTGGCAACATTTTTAATAATAAATTGCAAAATATCTAA
- a CDS encoding amidinotransferase — protein sequence MKQCASTVCMVRPGHFGYNMQTASSNKFQVNTDTDMSLVMTEFDHMYHQLINAGIEVFVFDDKTDVITPDSIFLNNWFAMLHNQNAFIFPMMAENRRHEKRNDIIETLAKKHKTQTIEDWSRYEKSNEFLEGTGSMVLDHVNAIAYASLSERTHEQLFLHFCSYINYKPVTFRTFIDQFPIYHTNVVMSVGEKFAVLGSQSFLNASEERLVKHYLKVTDKELIEITNNQVMQYCGNILQLQDKYGDKKILLSAKAKNAFTPEQLEILEKHGELLVCNVDTIETIGGGSVRCMVAEVF from the coding sequence ATGAAACAATGTGCATCCACCGTATGTATGGTCAGACCCGGGCATTTTGGCTATAACATGCAAACTGCTTCATCAAACAAATTCCAGGTAAACACCGATACAGATATGTCGTTGGTCATGACCGAGTTTGATCATATGTACCATCAATTAATAAACGCTGGAATAGAGGTATTCGTATTTGATGATAAAACAGATGTAATCACCCCTGACAGTATTTTTCTCAATAATTGGTTTGCTATGCTACACAACCAAAACGCATTTATTTTCCCAATGATGGCCGAAAACAGGCGTCACGAAAAAAGAAATGATATAATAGAGACGCTGGCAAAAAAACACAAAACACAAACTATTGAAGACTGGAGCCGTTACGAAAAATCAAATGAGTTTCTTGAAGGCACAGGAAGCATGGTACTGGATCATGTAAATGCTATTGCCTATGCAAGCCTTAGCGAGCGTACCCATGAGCAACTATTTTTGCATTTTTGCAGCTACATAAATTACAAACCAGTCACCTTCCGAACATTTATAGATCAATTTCCGATATATCATACAAACGTTGTCATGTCTGTAGGCGAAAAATTTGCAGTGCTAGGGTCGCAAAGCTTTTTAAATGCAAGCGAAGAAAGATTAGTAAAACATTATTTGAAAGTGACAGACAAGGAACTAATAGAAATAACCAATAATCAGGTAATGCAGTACTGTGGAAACATTTTGCAATTGCAGGATAAATATGGTGATAAAAAAATATTGCTGTCGGCAAAAGCTAAAAATGCCTTTACACCCGAGCAGTTAGAAATACTTGAAAAGCATGGCGAGCTATTGGTTTGCAATGTGGATACTATTGAAACCATTGGTGGTGGAAGTGTAAGGTGTATGGTTGCTGAAGTCTTTTAA
- a CDS encoding DNA translocase FtsK 4TM domain-containing protein: protein MADKKNSRNVRKKKKAEVEAEVEETEIQQPRDFSKWILAAGFLATLFALFSFLSFAGYLFSYQSDFDKVANTGYWQLFGDTNIMLNNWMGKTGAILAHLFIYKSFGIASLVFSMVSFLAGFVLLFKAKFFSWPRVAAMSLFLLFWVPATCGFVLLNKSEFLFIAGKYGFNMAVWLQSAMGSLGTVLFLLFAATAFSSLYFNIKFDLSKKKMQPDETQMMQKEILEQTANAPVLEEERLVNHQVFEPVEFDVTSSPELVENIALKSPILEVADTQELEIIMPPDDIIEETIAVTEEDKTTDVIESTVPLTIENSLLPEEETEMNVQQVLANMGEYDPKLDLSSYQFPDIDLLENYVSNKSKLSPEELKAELESNKNKIVETLGHYNIGIEKIKATVGPTVTLFEIVPQAGVRISKIKNLEDDIALSLAALGIRIIAPIPGKGTIGIEVPNQTADVVSMRSVVASEKFQNSDYDLPIVLGKTISNEVFVTDLAKMPHLLMAGATGQGKSVGLNAILVSLLYKKHPAQVKFVLVDPKKVELTLFKKIERHFLAKLPGEEEAIITDTKKVVNTLNSLCIEMDNRYELLKDAQVRNLKEYNAKFIQRRLNPENGHRFLPYIVLVVDEFADLIMTAGREVEMPIARLAQLARAIGIHLIIATQRPSVNIITGTIKANFPARIAFRVTSKIDSRTILDAGGADQLIGRGDMLLSTGADLLRIQCAFVDTPEVEKITDFIGAQRGYPEAFMLPEYVGPEGESGSVADFSAADRDPLFEEAARIIVQNQQGSASLLQRKLKLGYNRAGRLVDQLEASGIIGPFEGSKAREVKIKTEAELMEFLGKV from the coding sequence ATGGCAGACAAGAAAAACTCACGCAACGTTCGTAAAAAGAAGAAAGCAGAAGTTGAAGCAGAAGTTGAAGAAACCGAAATTCAACAACCCAGGGATTTTTCTAAATGGATTCTTGCTGCCGGATTTTTAGCCACCCTATTTGCTTTATTTTCTTTTTTGTCGTTTGCAGGTTATTTATTCTCCTATCAATCGGATTTTGATAAAGTAGCAAATACCGGTTATTGGCAATTGTTTGGCGATACAAATATTATGCTCAATAATTGGATGGGAAAAACAGGGGCTATTCTTGCGCACTTATTTATATACAAATCCTTTGGAATTGCTTCGTTGGTTTTTTCGATGGTTTCATTTTTGGCAGGCTTTGTTTTATTGTTCAAAGCCAAATTTTTTAGTTGGCCACGAGTGGCTGCTATGTCGCTTTTTTTATTGTTTTGGGTGCCTGCAACTTGCGGCTTTGTATTACTTAACAAAAGTGAATTTCTTTTTATTGCTGGTAAGTATGGATTCAATATGGCTGTGTGGTTGCAATCGGCAATGGGCTCCTTAGGCACCGTGTTGTTTTTACTGTTTGCCGCAACGGCATTTTCTTCTTTGTATTTCAATATAAAATTTGATTTGTCGAAAAAGAAAATGCAGCCCGATGAAACACAAATGATGCAGAAGGAAATTTTGGAACAAACTGCCAATGCACCTGTATTAGAAGAAGAACGATTGGTGAACCATCAGGTATTTGAGCCGGTTGAGTTTGATGTTACATCATCTCCTGAGTTGGTTGAGAATATTGCTTTAAAATCTCCCATATTAGAAGTAGCCGATACACAGGAGTTGGAAATAATTATGCCACCAGATGATATTATTGAAGAAACCATAGCTGTTACTGAAGAGGATAAAACTACTGATGTTATTGAAAGCACGGTGCCATTGACTATTGAAAATAGCCTGTTGCCCGAAGAAGAGACAGAAATGAATGTGCAACAAGTGTTGGCTAATATGGGAGAGTATGATCCAAAGCTTGATTTATCATCCTATCAGTTTCCGGATATTGATTTGCTTGAAAATTATGTTAGTAATAAGAGCAAATTATCGCCCGAAGAATTGAAAGCCGAACTTGAATCGAACAAGAATAAAATTGTTGAAACGCTGGGGCATTACAATATTGGAATTGAAAAAATTAAAGCAACTGTAGGTCCAACCGTTACCCTATTTGAGATAGTGCCGCAAGCTGGTGTGCGTATTTCAAAAATTAAAAACCTCGAAGATGATATTGCCTTAAGCCTTGCCGCTCTTGGTATACGAATAATTGCACCTATACCCGGCAAAGGAACCATAGGCATAGAGGTTCCAAATCAAACCGCTGATGTGGTTTCTATGCGTTCGGTAGTTGCATCCGAAAAATTTCAAAACAGTGACTATGATTTACCTATCGTTTTAGGAAAAACAATTTCTAACGAAGTATTTGTTACCGACCTTGCCAAGATGCCTCACTTACTAATGGCAGGTGCTACCGGGCAAGGTAAATCGGTTGGGTTAAATGCTATACTTGTTTCGTTGCTATATAAAAAACATCCAGCTCAGGTAAAGTTTGTTTTAGTAGATCCTAAGAAAGTAGAGCTTACTCTTTTCAAGAAAATCGAGCGACATTTTTTAGCCAAACTTCCGGGCGAAGAAGAAGCAATAATTACCGATACCAAAAAAGTTGTGAATACCCTCAATTCGCTTTGCATAGAAATGGATAATCGTTATGAACTGCTTAAAGATGCACAAGTGCGTAATTTAAAAGAATACAATGCCAAGTTTATTCAACGAAGATTAAATCCAGAAAACGGCCATCGTTTTCTACCTTATATTGTGCTTGTAGTAGATGAGTTTGCCGACCTTATAATGACTGCCGGCCGCGAAGTAGAAATGCCTATTGCCCGCCTTGCGCAATTGGCCCGTGCCATTGGTATCCACTTAATTATTGCCACACAGCGACCTTCGGTAAATATTATTACCGGAACTATAAAGGCAAATTTCCCTGCACGTATTGCATTTCGTGTTACCAGCAAAATAGATTCGCGAACTATTTTGGATGCCGGAGGTGCCGATCAATTAATTGGAAGAGGTGATATGTTGCTAAGTACCGGAGCAGATTTGCTGCGTATACAATGTGCTTTTGTTGATACACCCGAGGTTGAAAAAATTACAGACTTCATTGGCGCGCAGCGCGGATATCCTGAAGCCTTTATGCTGCCTGAATATGTGGGCCCCGAAGGTGAATCCGGGTCAGTTGCCGATTTCTCGGCTGCCGATAGAGATCCTTTGTTTGAAGAGGCCGCACGAATCATTGTGCAGAATCAACAAGGAAGTGCAAGTTTGTTGCAGCGTAAGTTAAAGTTGGGTTATAACCGTGCAGGTCGCCTGGTTGATCAGTTAGAAGCAAGCGGCATTATAGGACCATTTGAAGGTAGTAAAGCCCGTGAAGTAAAAATTAAAACCGAGGCTGAATTGATGGAATTTCTTGGAAAAGTTTAA